One part of the Flavobacterium johnsoniae UW101 genome encodes these proteins:
- the pyrF gene encoding orotidine-5'-phosphate decarboxylase, with product MTTQQLHEQILQKKSFLCVGLDPDLSKIPAHLLETEDPIFEFNKAIIDATHDLTVGYKPNTAFFEAYGIKGWMSLQKTINYINENYPDIFTIADAKRGDIGNTSSMYAKAFFEDLNFDSVTVAPYMGKDSVEPFLAFENKHTIMLALTSNEGAFDFQTLNTNGTELYKQVLETSKTWKNSQNLMYVVGATKAEYFADIRKIVPDSFLLVPGIGAQGGSLSEVCKYGMNDKIGLLVNSARAIIYASKGTDFAEKAREEALKVQQEMAEIIDSKF from the coding sequence ATGACAACACAACAACTACACGAACAAATTCTTCAAAAAAAATCATTTTTATGCGTTGGCTTAGATCCTGATTTAAGCAAAATTCCAGCTCATTTATTAGAAACCGAAGATCCTATTTTCGAATTTAATAAAGCCATAATCGATGCTACTCACGATTTAACTGTTGGCTACAAACCTAATACGGCTTTCTTTGAAGCTTATGGAATCAAAGGATGGATGTCTCTGCAGAAAACGATCAATTACATCAACGAAAATTATCCTGATATTTTTACGATTGCCGATGCAAAACGCGGTGATATCGGAAATACTTCAAGCATGTATGCAAAAGCTTTTTTTGAAGATTTAAATTTTGACAGTGTAACCGTTGCTCCTTATATGGGAAAAGATTCTGTTGAACCTTTTCTGGCTTTCGAAAACAAACATACCATTATGCTGGCACTGACTTCTAACGAAGGCGCTTTCGATTTTCAGACTTTAAATACAAACGGAACAGAATTATACAAACAAGTTTTGGAAACGTCTAAAACGTGGAAAAACAGCCAAAATTTAATGTATGTAGTGGGTGCTACAAAAGCAGAATATTTTGCTGATATAAGAAAAATTGTTCCAGATAGTTTTTTATTAGTTCCGGGAATTGGAGCACAGGGCGGAAGCTTGTCTGAAGTATGCAAATACGGAATGAATGATAAAATTGGACTTTTAGTAAATTCTGCAAGAGCTATTATATACGCTTCAAAAGGAACTGACTTTGCTGAAAAGGCCAGGGAAGAAGCTTTGAAAGTACAGCAGGAAATGGCTGAGATTATTGATTCTAAGTTTTAA
- a CDS encoding ABC transporter substrate-binding protein has translation MKQLKDQLGALHSFETAPKRIISLVPSQTELLYDLGLEEKIIGITKFCVHPFHFKSTKKIVGGTKKIHFEKIKLLEPDIIICNKEENTEEIVNQLKEICPVWVTNIISIEDNFQMISDFGQLFNCRTEAQKWNDKLTFALSDFKKYIQDIEIKKAAYFIWKDPYMVAGNDTYINELLKLNHFKNIYEDKGRYPEIELKKMRLEGDPDIVFLSSEPYPFKEEDAFEIGRFTHHAKTIFVDGEMFSWHGSRLLKAFSYFKLLHERLKN, from the coding sequence ATGAAACAACTAAAAGACCAGCTTGGTGCTTTACATTCTTTTGAAACTGCTCCAAAACGAATTATTTCGCTTGTACCTTCTCAAACCGAATTATTGTATGATTTAGGCTTAGAAGAGAAAATCATCGGAATTACAAAGTTTTGCGTTCATCCGTTTCATTTTAAATCTACCAAAAAGATTGTAGGCGGAACGAAGAAAATTCATTTCGAAAAAATAAAACTTCTTGAACCGGATATTATTATTTGCAATAAAGAAGAAAACACAGAAGAAATTGTAAACCAATTAAAGGAAATTTGTCCGGTTTGGGTTACAAATATTATTTCTATAGAAGATAATTTTCAGATGATTTCAGATTTTGGTCAGTTGTTCAATTGCAGAACCGAAGCGCAGAAATGGAATGATAAACTGACTTTCGCCTTGAGCGATTTCAAAAAATACATTCAAGATATTGAAATCAAAAAGGCAGCTTATTTTATTTGGAAAGATCCGTACATGGTTGCAGGAAACGATACTTATATAAATGAATTATTAAAGCTGAATCATTTTAAAAATATCTACGAAGACAAAGGACGTTATCCTGAAATAGAACTCAAAAAAATGCGCTTAGAAGGCGATCCGGATATTGTTTTTCTTTCTTCAGAACCGTACCCTTTTAAAGAAGAAGATGCTTTTGAAATAGGAAGATTTACGCATCACGCCAAAACCATTTTCGTCGACGGAGAAATGTTCTCTTGGCACGGCAGCCGATTGTTAAAGGCTTTCTCGTATTTTAAATTACTTCACGAAAGGTTGAAAAATTAA
- a CDS encoding helix-turn-helix domain-containing protein — protein sequence MKKEDHTPYNITSISELHQLLQIPKPDHPLVSFVNMRDISCQFDNNLKSVIYNFYTISIKRGFKGKMRYGQNYYDFDEGVMTFMGPGQVISTEVPMDSSVSGSMLVIHPDFIQNYALAKKIKEYGYFSYAVNEALHLSEKEETMITGIMQNIEQEYLSSIDAFSQDVMVSHIELLLNYCNRFYNRQFITRKNANNTLLTKLELLLSEYFESDKVEKLGLPTVAYISEQLNVTPNYLSDMLRSLTGQSTQHHIHNKIIEKAKELLTTTTLSVSETAYKLGFEYPQSFNKLFKSKTDLSPLEFRNSFN from the coding sequence ATGAAGAAAGAAGATCATACTCCGTATAACATTACCTCTATTTCAGAATTACATCAATTGTTACAAATTCCAAAACCAGATCATCCTTTGGTAAGTTTTGTGAATATGAGAGATATAAGTTGTCAATTTGATAATAATTTAAAGAGTGTGATTTATAACTTCTATACGATTTCGATAAAAAGAGGATTTAAAGGAAAAATGAGATACGGTCAAAATTATTATGATTTTGATGAAGGAGTTATGACATTTATGGGGCCAGGCCAAGTTATTTCTACAGAAGTGCCAATGGATTCTTCGGTATCTGGCTCAATGTTAGTCATTCATCCTGATTTTATTCAGAATTATGCTTTGGCAAAAAAAATAAAAGAGTACGGATATTTCTCTTATGCTGTTAATGAGGCATTGCATCTTTCAGAAAAAGAAGAAACAATGATTACAGGAATTATGCAGAATATCGAACAAGAGTACCTGTCTTCTATTGATGCTTTCAGTCAAGATGTAATGGTTTCTCATATTGAACTGCTTCTTAATTATTGCAATCGTTTTTACAACCGACAGTTTATTACCCGAAAAAATGCAAACAATACGCTTTTAACTAAACTGGAACTTCTTCTTTCTGAATATTTTGAAAGTGATAAAGTTGAGAAATTAGGATTACCAACTGTCGCGTATATTTCAGAACAATTAAATGTTACGCCAAATTATCTCAGCGATATGCTGCGCTCGCTGACCGGACAAAGCACACAGCATCATATTCATAATAAAATTATTGAAAAGGCAAAAGAACTTCTTACCACAACTACCCTGAGTGTAAGTGAAACTGCTTATAAATTAGGTTTCGAATATCCGCAATCTTTTAATAAACTTTTCAAAAGTAAAACCGACCTTTCACCTTTAGAATTTAGAAATTCATTTAATTAA
- a CDS encoding aldo/keto reductase translates to MSTIKKVNLGNQGLVVPNIGLGCMGMSQIAGNDIYGKANETESIKTIHHSLELGGNFLDTADLYGPLANERLISKAIKGNRDAYIIATKFGFEINDNEELTWQFNGKKEYVKKAVERSLKNLGTDYIDLYYLHRVDPNTPIEETVQAMSDLVKEGKVGYIGLSEVSSETIRKAHNIHPLTAVQSEYSLFERSIEEDGIIKTLQELQIGVVAYSPLGRGFISGEIKHPDDLAENDFRRSIPRFQGEQFYKNIELLNEIKLIADERKITASQLALAWVASKGFLAIPGTKRVKYVEQNIEAAQLVLTTEELNRLENIIPLGTITGNRYDESGMKSVNL, encoded by the coding sequence ATGAGTACTATCAAAAAAGTTAATTTAGGAAATCAGGGACTTGTTGTTCCCAATATTGGTTTAGGCTGCATGGGAATGAGTCAGATTGCAGGAAATGATATTTATGGTAAAGCAAACGAAACTGAATCTATAAAAACAATTCACCACTCACTCGAGCTAGGCGGTAATTTTTTAGATACAGCAGATTTATATGGTCCGCTGGCAAATGAAAGATTAATTTCAAAAGCTATAAAAGGAAATCGTGATGCTTACATAATTGCTACAAAATTCGGTTTTGAGATTAATGACAATGAAGAACTTACCTGGCAGTTTAATGGCAAAAAAGAATATGTAAAAAAAGCAGTAGAACGTTCTCTTAAAAATCTTGGAACAGATTATATCGATTTATACTACCTGCACCGTGTTGATCCTAATACTCCAATAGAGGAAACAGTTCAGGCAATGTCTGATTTGGTAAAAGAAGGAAAGGTTGGTTATATTGGTCTTTCTGAGGTTTCTTCTGAAACCATTAGAAAAGCGCACAACATTCACCCTCTAACGGCAGTTCAAAGTGAATATTCCCTTTTTGAAAGAAGTATTGAAGAAGACGGAATTATAAAAACATTACAAGAGCTTCAAATTGGTGTAGTAGCTTATTCGCCTCTGGGAAGAGGTTTTATTTCGGGAGAAATAAAACATCCGGATGACTTAGCCGAAAATGACTTTAGAAGATCAATTCCTCGTTTTCAAGGAGAACAATTTTATAAAAACATTGAACTTTTAAATGAAATAAAACTTATCGCCGACGAAAGAAAAATTACTGCTTCGCAATTGGCTTTAGCATGGGTTGCTTCTAAAGGATTTTTAGCCATTCCTGGTACAAAGCGAGTAAAATATGTAGAGCAAAATATCGAGGCCGCTCAGCTTGTCCTGACTACTGAAGAGTTGAACAGATTGGAAAACATTATTCCTCTAGGAACGATTACCGGAAATCGTTATGATGAATCTGGAATGAAATCTGTTAATCTATAA
- the purU gene encoding formyltetrahydrofolate deformylase, producing MQKITILIHCKDQKGIIAAVTTFIARVEGNIMYIDQHVDVEQNVFFMRLECEFANHKITIESLKEEFDKTLAADFNMSWDLYNQEQKPKMALFVSKYDHCLFDILGRYSAGELNVEIPVIISNHNDLRSIAERFDIPFHCVPFTKDNKEEGEAKQIELLKRYEINFIVLARYMQIITPKLIELYENRIINIHHSFLPAFPGAKPYHSAFKRGVKIIGATSHYVTEELDEGPIIEQDIARVSHIHSVEDFIMKGRDLERIVLARAIKLHSERKTMVYSNKTVVFS from the coding sequence ATGCAAAAAATAACCATTCTTATTCACTGTAAAGACCAAAAAGGTATTATTGCTGCAGTGACTACTTTTATTGCGAGAGTAGAAGGAAATATTATGTACATCGACCAGCACGTTGATGTGGAGCAAAATGTATTTTTTATGCGATTGGAATGCGAATTCGCCAATCATAAAATTACCATTGAAAGCTTAAAAGAAGAATTTGATAAAACCCTCGCCGCTGATTTTAATATGTCATGGGATTTGTACAATCAGGAACAAAAACCAAAAATGGCATTGTTTGTTTCTAAATACGATCATTGCTTGTTTGATATTTTAGGAAGATACAGCGCGGGCGAATTAAATGTAGAAATTCCGGTTATCATAAGTAATCATAATGATTTAAGATCGATTGCAGAACGTTTTGACATTCCGTTTCATTGTGTGCCTTTTACAAAAGACAATAAGGAAGAAGGTGAAGCCAAACAAATTGAACTATTAAAGCGATATGAAATCAACTTTATTGTTTTGGCGCGCTATATGCAGATTATTACGCCAAAATTGATTGAACTTTACGAAAATAGAATTATAAATATCCACCATTCATTTTTACCTGCTTTTCCGGGTGCTAAGCCCTATCACTCAGCTTTTAAACGCGGAGTAAAAATTATTGGGGCAACAAGCCACTACGTAACCGAAGAATTAGACGAAGGCCCAATTATTGAACAGGATATTGCCAGAGTTTCTCATATTCACTCTGTTGAAGATTTTATCATGAAAGGCCGTGACTTAGAACGTATCGTTCTGGCAAGAGCTATAAAATTACATTCTGAGAGAAAAACAATGGTTTACAGTAATAAGACAGTTGTTTTTTCTTAA
- a CDS encoding DUF4197 domain-containing protein has translation MKKILLLAVTFSLTSCAQVQQTLNQLPQLSSQIPGVGGVDIASGLKEALNKGITEQVSKLTAVDGFYKNEAVKILMPEELQKVDATLRKVGLSSLADEGIKMLNRAAEDAVKEATPIFVSAVKNMSFTDAKNILLGNDSAATSYLQGSTTTALYGKFNPVIKSSFEKVGADVVWTKIINKYNTIPLVKKVNPDLTDYTTTQALSGVFKMIAVEEKEIRNNISARTTPLLKSVFAMQDGK, from the coding sequence ATGAAAAAGATTTTACTATTAGCCGTAACATTTTCACTTACTTCTTGTGCGCAGGTACAACAAACTCTAAATCAATTACCTCAGCTGTCATCTCAGATTCCTGGAGTTGGAGGTGTTGACATTGCTTCTGGACTAAAAGAAGCCCTTAATAAAGGAATTACTGAACAAGTGAGTAAATTAACCGCTGTAGACGGCTTTTATAAAAATGAAGCTGTAAAAATTTTAATGCCGGAAGAATTACAAAAAGTTGATGCCACTTTACGTAAAGTAGGTTTGAGTTCTCTTGCTGATGAAGGAATTAAAATGCTGAACCGCGCTGCCGAAGATGCGGTAAAAGAAGCAACTCCAATATTTGTTTCGGCTGTAAAAAATATGTCGTTTACAGATGCTAAGAACATCTTATTAGGAAACGACAGCGCTGCAACAAGTTATTTACAAGGAAGCACCACAACTGCTTTATACGGAAAATTTAATCCGGTAATTAAAAGTTCTTTTGAAAAAGTAGGTGCCGATGTAGTCTGGACAAAAATCATTAACAAATACAACACAATTCCATTAGTTAAAAAAGTAAATCCAGATTTAACTGATTATACGACAACTCAGGCTTTATCTGGTGTTTTTAAAATGATTGCTGTTGAAGAAAAAGAAATCCGTAACAATATCAGTGCAAGAACAACGCCTTTATTAAAAAGCGTTTTTGCAATGCAGGACGGAAAATAG
- a CDS encoding cytochrome c oxidase assembly factor Coa1 family protein, translated as MQNDHQPQKNWWDRNWKWFVPTGCLGLLTLFGLFIAGIFFGVTSMMKDSDAYKESIAAAQNNKLVIEKLGSPIETDGMVSGNISTANNSGNCNLEIPLKGPKGKGTLFVTAEKRGKWKYSELTVYIEKTEEEIDLLQK; from the coding sequence ATGCAAAACGATCATCAGCCTCAAAAAAATTGGTGGGACAGAAACTGGAAATGGTTCGTTCCAACCGGATGTTTAGGTCTTCTTACTCTTTTTGGCCTTTTCATTGCCGGAATATTTTTTGGCGTTACCTCAATGATGAAAGATTCTGATGCTTATAAAGAATCTATAGCTGCCGCTCAAAACAATAAATTAGTGATTGAAAAACTAGGAAGTCCAATTGAAACTGACGGAATGGTTTCTGGCAATATCAGCACGGCAAATAATAGTGGTAATTGCAATTTAGAAATTCCGCTCAAAGGTCCAAAAGGAAAAGGAACTTTGTTTGTTACAGCAGAAAAAAGAGGAAAGTGGAAATACAGTGAACTAACTGTTTACATTGAAAAAACCGAAGAAGAAATAGATTTACTGCAGAAATAA
- a CDS encoding L,D-transpeptidase family protein, with product MKTLYSLSIILALSFSVVSFSKYESTDTKEHKSNTSIFYNSDNDAVKESVSNEFFKKYTDLKKYKSEVMSLYKNRTLGTIWFDEDEINEFGSVLYEKAKKTNDLVIPYQKEIDQLFDSSSENNISKTDADMLLSSLYVLYAKKSNSDKKKLSYDAMLKDFLNYSTIEEATAKVEDDGNLYDQYYKLQGVLKQYKKLEKSSKWKPIVAETPYKDLRPDAVSPTIAQVRTRLYLLGDLKQDSKSDFYDRELMDGVMKYKVRNGFKPNYILAEEHIKEMNIPVSDKVKTLMLNMERIRAISPELVNNDEYVLVNVPSYELIYVKNGKIELTSSVFVGSPLTKTTIFNGQIDRIVFSPYWTVPQSIVQNELRSKIAADPNYLAEKNMEMVNGQVRQKPGPDNSLGLVKFMFPNSDDIYMHDTPSKTLFDFEKRTFSHGCINVKMAKELAVAMLKDYPEWTQAKIDKAMEGKVESSFKLSKKVPIYITYFTSLVNENGQIGFFQDVYEKDAESAPQTALTVN from the coding sequence ATGAAAACTTTATATTCACTAAGCATTATTTTAGCTCTAAGTTTTAGCGTCGTATCTTTTAGTAAATATGAAAGCACCGATACTAAAGAGCATAAATCTAACACCTCAATCTTTTACAATTCAGATAATGATGCTGTAAAAGAAAGCGTTTCAAATGAATTCTTCAAAAAATATACTGATTTAAAAAAGTATAAATCTGAAGTAATGTCATTATACAAAAACAGAACTCTGGGAACTATTTGGTTTGATGAAGATGAAATCAACGAATTTGGTTCTGTATTGTATGAAAAAGCAAAAAAAACAAACGATTTGGTTATTCCATACCAAAAAGAAATCGACCAGCTTTTTGATTCTTCATCAGAAAATAACATTTCTAAAACTGATGCGGATATGCTTTTAAGCTCTTTGTATGTTCTATACGCCAAAAAAAGCAATTCAGACAAGAAAAAATTGTCTTATGATGCCATGCTGAAAGATTTTTTAAATTACAGCACAATCGAAGAAGCTACTGCAAAAGTTGAAGATGATGGAAATCTTTATGACCAATATTACAAACTGCAAGGTGTTTTAAAACAATACAAAAAACTTGAAAAATCAAGTAAATGGAAACCTATTGTTGCAGAAACTCCTTATAAAGATTTGCGACCTGATGCTGTTTCACCTACTATCGCTCAGGTTAGAACCCGTTTGTATTTATTGGGCGATTTAAAACAAGATTCTAAAAGCGATTTTTATGATCGTGAACTAATGGACGGCGTTATGAAATACAAAGTTCGTAACGGTTTTAAACCAAATTATATTTTAGCAGAAGAACATATTAAAGAAATGAATATTCCAGTTTCGGATAAAGTAAAAACTTTGATGCTTAACATGGAAAGAATTCGCGCTATTTCTCCAGAATTAGTCAACAATGACGAATATGTTCTGGTAAATGTGCCTTCGTATGAATTGATTTATGTTAAAAACGGAAAAATAGAATTAACATCAAGCGTTTTTGTTGGTTCTCCTTTAACTAAAACTACCATTTTTAACGGGCAGATTGACAGAATCGTTTTTAGTCCGTATTGGACAGTACCTCAAAGTATTGTTCAAAATGAGTTAAGATCTAAAATTGCTGCAGATCCAAATTACCTTGCAGAAAAAAATATGGAAATGGTAAACGGACAAGTACGACAAAAACCAGGTCCTGATAACTCTTTAGGTTTGGTTAAATTTATGTTTCCAAACTCAGACGATATTTACATGCACGATACGCCTTCTAAAACTTTATTCGATTTCGAAAAAAGAACTTTCAGCCACGGTTGTATTAACGTAAAAATGGCCAAAGAATTAGCCGTTGCCATGCTGAAAGATTATCCTGAATGGACTCAGGCAAAAATTGATAAAGCTATGGAAGGTAAAGTAGAAAGCAGTTTTAAACTTTCTAAAAAAGTGCCAATCTATATCACTTATTTTACCTCTTTGGTAAATGAAAACGGTCAAATTGGTTTCTTTCAGGATGTTTATGAAAAAGATGCTGAGTCAGCTCCGCAGACTGCTCTTACTGTCAATTAA
- a CDS encoding methylmalonyl-CoA mutase family protein encodes MEQQIPYIPKNKVRIVTAASLFDGHDAAINIMRRIIQSTGVEVIHLGHDRSVEEVVNTAIQEDANAIAMTSYQGGHNEYFKYMYDLLREKGVGHIKIFGGGGGVILPSEIEELHEYGITRIYSPDDGRSLGLQGMINDLVQRADFPIGDKLNGEIDHIENKIPTAIARLISSAENFPEIAKPVFDKIHESNASSKIPVLGITGTGGAGKSSLVDELVRRFLIDFPEKTIGLVSVDPSKRKTGGALLGDRIRMNAINNPRVYMRSLATRQSNLALSKYVAEAIQVLKAAKYDLIILETSGIGQSDTEIMDHSDVSLYVMTPEFGAATQLEKIDMLDFADLVALNKFDKRGALDALRDVKKQYQRNHNLWDKNPDEMPVFGTIASQFNDPGMNTLYKAIMDKVVEKTASDLKSTFEITKEMSEKIFVIPPGRTRYLSEIAENNRSYDEIALSQQKVAQKLYGIFKTIESVSGKVPQITKAGIDDSTVLPSGIAEHDENRIFLNLLLNQFDKVKMDLDPYNWEIILNWDEKVAKYKNPVYSFKVRDKEIKIATHSESLSHLQIPKIALPKYEGWGDILRWNLQENVPGEFPFASGLYPFKREGEDPSRMFAGEGGPERTNKRFHYVSAGMPAKRLSTAFDSVTLYGNDPDLRPDIYGKIGNAGVSICCLDDAKKLYSGFDLVHALTSVSMTINGPAPMLLGFFMNAAIDQQCEIYIKANDLEKEVEAKINKLYKDKGIERPKYQGELPAGNNGLGLMLLGVTGDQVLPLEVYNEIKVKTLAQVRGTVQADILKEDQAQNTCIFSTEFALRLMGDVQEYFITKNVRNFYSVSISGYHIAEAGANPITQLAFTLSNGFTYVEYYLSRGMNINDFGPNLSFFFSNGVDPEYSVIGRVARKIWAKAMKNKYGANERAQMLKYHIQTSGRSLHAQEIDFNDIRTTLQALYAIYDNCNSLHTNAYDEAITTPTEESVRRAMAIQLIINKELGLAKNENPIQGSFIIEELTDLVEAAVLQEFDRITERGGVLGAMETMYQRSKIQEESLYYETLKHNGDFPIVGVNTFLSSKGSPTVIPAEVIRATEEEKQYQITMLDNLHNFHEAKVNEHLNTLQQAAIKNENLFDHLMEATKVCSLGQITSALFEVGGQYRRNM; translated from the coding sequence ATGGAACAGCAAATACCATATATTCCTAAAAATAAAGTAAGAATTGTCACAGCGGCTTCGCTTTTTGACGGACATGATGCAGCCATTAATATCATGCGCCGTATCATTCAGTCAACCGGTGTAGAGGTAATACATTTGGGGCATGACCGAAGTGTAGAAGAAGTTGTAAATACCGCAATTCAGGAAGATGCCAATGCAATTGCCATGACTTCTTACCAAGGCGGACACAATGAATACTTTAAATATATGTATGATCTGCTTCGCGAAAAAGGAGTGGGACATATTAAAATCTTCGGGGGCGGGGGCGGAGTGATCCTGCCAAGCGAAATTGAAGAATTACACGAATATGGTATTACAAGAATTTATTCTCCAGACGACGGACGTTCTTTAGGACTTCAGGGAATGATTAATGATTTGGTACAGCGTGCTGATTTTCCTATTGGAGATAAACTAAACGGAGAAATCGATCATATCGAAAATAAAATCCCAACGGCAATTGCCCGTTTGATTTCTTCTGCAGAAAATTTCCCTGAAATTGCAAAACCAGTTTTTGATAAAATTCACGAAAGTAATGCAAGTTCTAAAATTCCGGTTTTGGGAATTACAGGAACAGGAGGAGCAGGAAAATCATCTTTGGTTGACGAATTGGTTCGCCGATTTTTAATTGATTTTCCAGAAAAAACAATCGGATTAGTTTCTGTCGATCCTTCTAAGAGAAAAACGGGAGGAGCACTTTTAGGAGACAGGATCCGTATGAATGCCATTAATAATCCTCGTGTGTATATGCGTTCGCTGGCGACACGTCAGTCAAATTTGGCTTTGTCTAAATATGTAGCCGAAGCGATTCAGGTTTTAAAAGCAGCAAAATACGATTTGATTATTCTGGAAACTTCGGGAATTGGTCAGTCTGATACCGAGATTATGGATCATTCTGATGTATCCTTATATGTAATGACACCAGAATTTGGAGCGGCAACACAATTGGAAAAAATCGACATGCTTGATTTTGCCGATTTAGTGGCTTTAAATAAATTTGATAAACGCGGCGCACTTGACGCTTTACGCGATGTAAAAAAACAATATCAAAGAAACCATAATCTTTGGGATAAAAATCCTGATGAAATGCCAGTTTTCGGAACGATTGCTTCACAGTTTAACGATCCTGGAATGAACACGCTTTATAAAGCGATTATGGATAAAGTGGTTGAAAAAACGGCTTCAGATTTGAAATCGACTTTTGAAATCACTAAAGAAATGAGCGAGAAAATCTTCGTGATTCCGCCGGGAAGAACACGTTATTTATCTGAAATTGCAGAGAATAACAGATCTTATGATGAAATCGCACTTTCGCAGCAAAAAGTCGCTCAAAAACTATACGGAATTTTCAAAACCATCGAATCGGTTTCTGGAAAAGTACCGCAGATTACAAAAGCAGGAATTGACGATTCTACAGTTTTACCAAGCGGAATCGCAGAGCACGACGAAAACAGAATCTTTTTAAATCTTTTACTAAATCAGTTTGATAAAGTAAAAATGGATTTAGATCCGTACAATTGGGAAATTATCCTGAATTGGGATGAAAAAGTAGCCAAATATAAAAATCCGGTTTACTCGTTTAAAGTTCGTGATAAAGAAATCAAGATTGCAACGCATTCTGAAAGTTTATCGCATTTACAGATTCCGAAAATTGCTTTGCCTAAATATGAAGGTTGGGGCGATATCTTGCGTTGGAATTTACAGGAAAATGTTCCTGGAGAATTTCCTTTTGCTTCTGGATTATATCCGTTTAAACGTGAAGGCGAAGATCCGTCGAGAATGTTTGCGGGCGAGGGCGGACCAGAAAGAACCAACAAACGTTTTCATTATGTAAGCGCAGGAATGCCTGCAAAACGTCTATCTACGGCTTTTGACAGCGTAACTTTGTACGGAAACGATCCAGATTTACGTCCAGATATTTACGGAAAAATCGGAAATGCAGGGGTTTCAATCTGCTGTTTAGATGATGCTAAAAAACTATATTCAGGTTTCGATTTGGTTCATGCTTTAACTTCGGTAAGTATGACGATTAATGGGCCTGCGCCAATGCTGTTGGGTTTCTTTATGAATGCCGCAATCGATCAGCAATGTGAGATTTACATCAAAGCAAATGATTTAGAAAAAGAAGTTGAAGCTAAAATCAACAAATTATATAAAGATAAAGGAATCGAAAGACCGAAATACCAAGGTGAACTTCCTGCCGGAAACAACGGTTTAGGATTAATGCTTTTGGGAGTTACGGGAGATCAGGTTTTACCTTTGGAAGTGTATAACGAAATAAAAGTAAAAACGTTAGCTCAAGTTCGTGGAACAGTTCAGGCTGATATTTTAAAAGAAGATCAGGCGCAGAATACTTGTATTTTTTCAACCGAATTTGCTTTGCGATTAATGGGCGACGTTCAGGAATATTTTATTACTAAAAACGTTCGTAATTTCTATTCGGTTTCGATTTCAGGATATCATATTGCCGAGGCGGGAGCAAATCCAATTACGCAATTGGCATTTACGCTTTCAAATGGTTTCACTTATGTGGAATATTATTTGAGCCGCGGCATGAACATCAACGATTTTGGTCCGAATTTATCATTCTTCTTCTCAAACGGAGTAGATCCAGAATATTCGGTTATTGGTCGTGTGGCACGTAAAATTTGGGCAAAAGCCATGAAAAATAAATACGGAGCCAACGAAAGAGCACAAATGCTGAAATATCATATCCAAACTTCTGGACGTTCATTACACGCGCAGGAAATTGATTTTAACGATATTAGAACGACTTTGCAGGCTTTGTATGCCATTTACGATAACTGTAATTCATTGCATACAAATGCTTACGACGAAGCGATTACAACGCCAACAGAAGAATCTGTGCGTCGTGCTATGGCAATTCAGTTGATTATTAATAAAGAATTAGGTTTAGCGAAAAACGAAAACCCAATTCAAGGTTCGTTCATCATCGAAGAATTAACCGATTTAGTTGAAGCTGCAGTTCTTCAGGAATTCGACAGAATTACAGAACGTGGCGGTGTTCTTGGCGCAATGGAAACCATGTACCAACGTTCTAAAATTCAGGAAGAAAGCTTGTATTACGAAACCTTAAAACACAACGGCGATTTCCCAATTGTGGGTGTAAATACGTTCCTGAGTTCAAAAGGTTCGCCAACCGTAATTCCAGCTGAGGTTATTCGTGCTACAGAAGAAGAAAAACAGTATCAAATTACGATGCTGGATAACTTGCATAATTTCCACGAAGCAAAAGTAAACGAGCATTTAAATACGTTACAGCAAGCCGCTATTAAAAATGAAAACTTATTCGACCATTTAATGGAAGCAACAAAGGTTTGTTCTTTAGGTCAGATTACTTCGGCTTTGTTTGAAGTGGGAGGGCAGTATAGAAGGAATATGTAG